CCCGTCTTATTCGATTTGTGGATGGGGTGGTTTTACCTCAATTTCAAATCAAAATCAAGACTCAGAAACTCCACAAGGTTTGGAGCAGAGTATTGATAAAAATGTTGCAATTTTCTGGGATTTGGATAACAAGCCACCAAGATCATTTCCTCCGTATGATGCAGCACTTAGGATAAAGAAGGCTGCTCAACAATTTGGTTTTGTTAAATACATGATTGCTTATGCTAATAGTCATGCATTCAGCTATGTTCCTCCTGCGATTCAGGAACAAAGGAAAGAGAGGAAATCACTGAATCAGTTGGAAAACAAGGGCATTGTGATGCCGAGGGAGCCATATGTGTGCAAAGTCTGTGGGAGGAGATTTCACAACAATGAGAGGTTCATTAATCATTTCAGGCAGATTCATGAGCGTGAGCAAATGAAACGGTTGAATCAGATTGAGTCTGCAAGGGGGAAGAGGAGGCTGAATTTGGTGGCTAGGAATGCTGTCAAGATGGAGAAGTATAGGAATGCGGCTAGGGATATATTGACCCCAAAGGTCGGGTATGGTTTGGCGGATGAGCTGAAACGAGCTGGATTCTGGGTCAAGACGGTCTCAGACAAGCCACAGGC
This genomic interval from Salvia splendens isolate huo1 chromosome 13, SspV2, whole genome shotgun sequence contains the following:
- the LOC121759915 gene encoding uncharacterized protein LOC121759915 encodes the protein MLNPIRYQTTFNKLHLYEKIRALAPSYSICGWGGFTSISNQNQDSETPQGLEQSIDKNVAIFWDLDNKPPRSFPPYDAALRIKKAAQQFGFVKYMIAYANSHAFSYVPPAIQEQRKERKSLNQLENKGIVMPREPYVCKVCGRRFHNNERFINHFRQIHEREQMKRLNQIESARGKRRLNLVARNAVKMEKYRNAARDILTPKVGYGLADELKRAGFWVKTVSDKPQAADVELRNRMVDMMDRRMVECLVLVSDDSDFVEVLKEARMRCLKTVVVGDISDGALKRTADAAFSWQEIMIGKAKKEAVSVVGKWKDRNVLQKLEWTYDPERDKRMHFHAIESGDSDSDIGCFSSDEGESLLGKEKKGEWWELERNQRPPE